The genomic interval CTCTTACAACCATCAGGCTCAGGAATAGGAAAGGGAATTGCAACGCCCATCACAATGCCATGCACCACGGCTTTGCTACTTTGAGACTGAGtgcctaagagaaaaaaaaaagagaataagatgGTGAAGGAAACAGCCTATTTCCAAactctaaattaaaaattcagacatATTCTCAAGCAATGGCATTGCTGTGATAGCAAACCAAAttctgtacctcttaattcctaGGGTCTATTTCTCTTTGGAGTTACACTTAGTACCTCCACGAATGCTATACAGCAAGCATTCACTCTGAAACTTGAAAAATTACtgaattatacaaaaaaaaaaaaagcagtcagtgGGAGCTGTTTACTTTGCTGTTGACCCCACCTTGCTCTTCACTGCCTTCATAGTTTCTCAGGAGAATCAGAGCTACCTGGATGGATAAATAACTTTATCGAACAAGCTAACTGATTTTTGGTGGTAAACTTTCAGTTTACTATTTACATCAGATTCTGTCAAAGTGTATTGTGTATCTTAAAGGGTTTGGGGAGACTGGTCTCTGAACTCTCAAATACCCTGTCCAAAGGATTCCGAtagaaattaagaataaaatggaagaCAACATGGAAAGAGGGAACAGGAGTCTCCATAGAAATGCCACGGGCTGTAACAGCAGTGAAAGCAGTAACCCTCTAGAAACTGGGTAAAAGAAAGAGGAACGTTTCTCGCTAACCTCTACCCTCCATATTGCaagtcaggcaggaggaataaatatactaaaattaggGCAACTGAGTTATGCACTATTAGGTTCTTCTGGAGATCCAGAGCATtggctctgtttctttctttctgtctgggTTGGGAATTACTTTTGCCTAGAAGGTACTTTTTTTGGTTTGGAACAATAGAGGGGACAGGGTATTGTCCAGGAGAGAGAACAACTCTAGGACTTAGAGCTGTCTTTAGGCTTACAAACAAGAGATGATAGAAATCTCAAAGTTCCTAATTAGTCTGTCTAGTCTAGTTCCATAGGATAGAAAATGAGGGAAAGATTCAAGGTAGATGCTCCTTCTAGAAACAGAGATTTTCACATTGTCTAGATTCCTGGgaatctgaaggaaatgaatgtGGTACCAGAAAGAAACAAGTTCCAATAACGTGTCTTCAAGTTGAAGAAGAAAGCTTCTAGATTGTTTCTTGGGTCACCAGTGAGTTCCCCAAACCTTACAGACGCTAAATATTAATTGTTCCTATATTTTCAGGCAGAATATAGACTTAACAGCCGGAAGATATATTGCTTGAAATAACACTTTGGAGGCGTTCCAGAGTCTACAGGGTTGGGGTCTGTACGAACACTCTGCAGTCAGTAGCTAAACAGAGTTGACACTCCCATGAAATCCACTGTGCAATATGGACCAAAATAGGGCACGGAGAAGCCAAGCTGTCTTCTTTGACCTGTGAAAACATGGAAATCCCCCTGTTTGCTCGAAGGGAGTCTGGCAGCTATGGATTCTGAGAAACAGGCATATGGGAACCCAGTATGAGAAGGGAGCATAGTGTAAGAGCATAGTGAATTCAGGCTTTGCCCATCGAGAGGGAGGCCACAGAATTCCTGACCGCAATTCCCCTCCCTCATATTCCCACACTTATTCCAATACTTGAGACTGATGTTACGCTTTAAGATGAATTTGAAGGTaagagccacttttttttttttttttgtggtatgcgggcctccctcgaGCCACTTTTACTCACTACTGGTGAACGTGACATTGACACTGTAAGACTGTCCTTTGTGCAGCTGGCAGGGTTGGGTGGAGCATGGGTTCACATTCACTTCCTTTATAACTCCGACCCCAGAAcctgcaaaagaagaaaaatttattgaaatgggtgggaaaacaaacaacctaggCTGCCTCTTACCTAACGGGAAGGTGCTCTGCCTTCCCAACAGGGGTGAGTTCTTTCTCTGACCATCCGTGGTCCCCGGGAAACTGTTCACATTTCACAGGTGAAAGGgaattaaagaaattattgagTAAACCTAGTCAGCTCCCCTGCTCTGTATCCTGGGAGGGCTATTCCAGGGAAGATCATccccacccttccttccctcctgacACAGGATGTTAAAGCAGCACACACGGCATAAGCGACGGCTCAGGTTGCACGGCTACTGTCTCCATGTGGAATCTTGAGACTGGCTGCTCCCTAACTGCCCTTCCCTACCATCTTTCAATCCTGTCCTGGGAGCTCTCCAAATCAGTGGTCTCTGAGCTTTGTATACTCCTACCGACGAGAACAATTTTAAGCATGCATCTGTTGTGCACTCTACTCTGGAACCTGTATTCTTCAGAATAAGTGTCTTTGAGGCAGGGggtgtgtcctttttttttttttttcagtctaaaCAAGGACAAAAATACCTTGACCAAAAAAGGTTAAGTACGAATCTTTAAGAATCTCCTTACTTCATCCAGGCCCCTGAAACCAGACAGCTGAATGGGAGAGAATGCAAGTAAACAACAGGGATAAGCTTAAGCTCTGCCACTCATATACCACTGCTGACAGCTAGACTCTGGGATCCGACATTTACCTGGCTTTGAAATCTCACTGGCTCCATTACTTACTATGGAACCTTAAGGCAAGATACTTAGCCTCTCTGGGGgctaataatggtacctacctcatagggtagGTGAGCTAATACACATATAGCTCTGAAATAAGTGCTTGGACTATTGTAATGCTATATAGGTATTCGCTATTACTATCATACTGGGATTTAGTCCATGAATTCAATCTAGAGTAGCTGCTCCTGGGTGGGTTAGCAAGTTTCCCTTTCATACAAAGGGTGAGCCTCTCACCTCAAATTTACTTGGTGGGTAGAAAGTATGGATCTAGACAATAGAATGGACTCTGTCTCAAAAGTAGAACGcatgaagacagaaaggaaatggcAGGTTGAGAGCACATTATCTGCCTGCTCTTGGGTGGCAGAGTTGCATCGTATTGACTAACACTGCTTCAGCTAGGCCTACAAATCATACTTAGCAGTTCCCTATCACCAACTTGCTTCTCCATCATGGCAAAGTTCTCAAACAATAAATACAAGATTCTCTTCTTTAAGCACGCTCCTCCACTCTGTCCTATCGTCTATGGCCAGGAAAAAATATATCCGGAATTTTAGTCAACAACTTATTGAAAATCAGTGCTTATGCTGAAGCTTTCAGCTTCTAGTTTCTTTCAAGGCTGGGTCCCATGATCTAGTAGGAACTGAGTAGAGGGCAGTACTTGTAGCTCCTTcatccagttttatttttgctgACAAGACGTTCCTGGATTTCCAGTGTCAACAGAGCAAACTTCTCAGTTCTAACCTGCAAAAATTGCAAAACTAGTTCGCTTGGCCCCATTTCTCACTTGAGGAAATACCACTTCAGGGAAAGGGGGCGTAGAGTGGGACTCAAAAAACCTTTTGATGTGGGCACTGAAGTTTTTACACTGTATTTCCCAATTCAAAAGTAAATTGAAAGTCTGTAACTGAAACTCTCCTTCCCCTAAGAGGTTTTTGCCATAGGTCTAACACCTGCTTTTTTCACATGAGCAGAACAATGTCAGGATTTAGTTtccttagttgtttttctttttttaatttttaatttttttggccgcgccgcgtggcttgcaggatcttagtttcctgaccagggatcaaacccctgccccctgcagtgtaagcgtggagccctaaccactgaaccgACAGGCGagtcccccccaccttttttttagTGTTAATGTTACTGTTGAAACCCAAAGTGACTCACAAACACCCACTAGTTTCCTACTGCTTACTAGGAACCTGGTTCCTTACTGCTGTAAGAACTTGGGCAAGTACCTTaatgtgcctgtttcctcatctgtaaaatagattgTGAGAGGTGAGTGACAATAAAGTTAACAGTGTCTTCATCCAAATGTTGGCCACTAAGTTTAATGGAGGGAAAGGCAGTAATTTGAGATGATAATAGGATCTTTCAAATGCCAGTCTCCTAGTTCAGTGCAACAGCATTTGTTACGTATAAATAGGCCAGCTATTCCTTAATCATTCCTGTCTCCTAGCCCCCAACTTTGCTTTTGCctcaacatgaattttggagaTATAGTGGAAAGAGTATTTCTTCCCTCATTTActtttccaacaaatatttattaagcagttaCTATTACCTGGGCACTGGATATGAAGGAGCAAATTTATTCTGGTTGCCATTCTGCTGTGTGACTGGGTAAGTAACCTAACATCTCTGGAATTCAGTGACTGACTATAGGATCTCCAAGTTTCCTTCCAGctcataaattttataaaatcagtttcatgcctctttcatttattattacacCTCTCCACTTCAGAAAAGTTCTGCTCAAACAATTTGATAGGCTTGACTGAAGGAACTCACAATTTCTACCCCCTGTTGCGTTTCTCAACAAAGATTCCAACCACAGCTGAATGAGAGGGTTATGCATCACAAGTTGTGACCAGAAACATGAGTTTTATAAATAGGAGGGGAAAACTGGTAAGAATCACAAAATTCCATAGCCCAAAGGACGCCCTAACGGAATAACTCATGAAAAGGAGAACTGACTTTCCACTTGTCAGCAAAACGGAAattcaaaaaagcaaaaggagTGGGGAGGCAGAGGACATCCAAGACACAAGGcataaataaaaagcagttttGCGCCGCACCCCTTACGCCCAACGCTGCACATGGATCTTCGGTTGTTTGCCCTACAATCTTTAGGAAACTTCAGAAAAAGGCCCACCTCCAGGAATGTGCTGGGATCCCAAACACGCGTTCCAAGGAAGGAGAAAAGTTGTGAGTGGTCTGGTTTCATCCAGGCCAGCACCCTGTCCCCTACCCCAACCCACTCCAGCCCACTCCACGAGGGGTCCGAGGCTGAGCCTGGCGGCCCGGAGGACCCACCCAACCTAGCTCGGCGATCTTAGCACCGGGTTCTGTCGGGGTCTCCCGCAGAGGGTGCGGGAACCTCAGGCTGGCCCCGGGGCTCACCGCAGTCCTTGAAATGCACCGGCTCGGCCAGGGCGGAGGCGCTGAGTGCCAGGAACAGGAACGCGGCGCCCAAGAAACGCATCGCAGCTAAGACTGCAAGCTCAAGGAAAGAAGAACCAGATTCCGCGGTCACAAGATAAACCTTCAGGGGCGGGCCGGGGGAGGAGCCCAGTCAGGCGACCGGTCACCATCAACCAGGTCCGAGGCctgcccgcgccccgcccccggctccaGGGAGCCAGACACAGGGTCCCAGACATTCGCAAACCCCGCCCATCCGGTCCGCTCTGCTGCCAGGCCAGCTGGCTTCCACCTCCCTCCGGCCCGGCTCCTCTCTCCAATGCTCCGTCTGGGCTTTGTGGGTGCGTCCCACAAATGCTTCCGCAATGGGAGCATTTCTAGCCAATCAAAGCACCCCTCCTCCTGCACCACCCAATAGGTGTGCTCAGAGGCGGGGTCTCTGTGGATCCCGCTTCCCGAGGCCCAGACGCAGAAGGGAATTGGGACCATGCGAGGGGCGGTGCTTGTGGGAGAAAATGGCGGCCGTCAGAGGGTTGTGCCTAACTGCTGCGGCCCTGAGAGCAGTCACTCCCTGGCAAGGGGTCAGGTACCAGTCCTAGAAAAGCGCCTGGGAAGGGTGTTTGGTTCTGCGCCTCCAGGACTAAAGGGAAACTAAGGCTCGCGGGGGAGGTGAAGGTTTGGCGTGAGGCTGTCCAGGTGGAGGGACTTCAGGTTTGGCTTGAGGCTGTCCAGGTGGGGGGCGCCGGGTGCCTCTCTGCTCCCAGGCTCACCCTCCCCCCTTGCGCAGCAGGCTCCTCGCGGCCTCCCGCGGACCTCGGGCGCTTCGGGAACTGTCGTCCTCCAGCCCCGAAGCTGGCGAAGGGCAGATCCACCTCACCGACAGCTGCGTCCAGGTAAGAGGACGGACGCGGGGCAGCGGTGGCGGGCGAGGGCCGGGAGTGAGGGGAATCTCCCCTTGGcccacctttctctctccccttgcaTGGCATTCTTGACCCCCCTTCTTGCATTTCAGAGGCTTCTGGAAATCACCGAAGGGTCAGAATTCCTCAggctggaggtggagggaggtggaTGCTCCGGATTCCAGTACAAATTTTCACTGGATACAGTTATCAACCCCGACGACAGGCAAGGAGAAAGGGGTGGGTTCCCAGATAATGTGCAGGAGGGATAAAAGTGTCTCCAGTTTAAGGTGCACTTTTATTCCACATTTAAAACGTTTGCTAAGGATAATTTAACATCACCCTTCTCAATACAGTGGGGATACAGTGAAGATTTGTTGTCTTGATTCAAAATAACTAAGTCATAGGAGGAAAACTGGCCCGTCTAGGTGCATAGGGTAGTTGGTAGAGGATCAGGCTGGACTAGAAAGATTCCAGGCTTAAATCTCTAAACATTTCCTAGTATTCATTCCGTTGAATCTTTTTGCCTCAAAGAAGATCAGCACCTGTTAGAGGTAATAAGGGAAGCTTCCTCTGTATTTCAGAAAACAGAGGATGTGCATGCTTCTCTGGGCTCAGAGGGTGTTACGTTTTTCGTGTGCATGATATACATTAATGCCTTCCTCCCATCTTTTCAGGGTATTTGAACAGGGTGGGGCAAGAGTGGTGGTTGACTCTGATAGCTTGGCCTTCGTGAAAGGGGCCCATGTGGACTTCAGCCAAGAACTGATCCGAAGCTCATTTCAAGTGTTGAACAATCCTCAAGCACAGCAAGGCTGCTCCTGTGGGTCTTCCTTCTCTGTCAAACTTTGATGTGATGACAGGTGACCCAGAGATTACTATCATCTGTATGGATTTGAGGAACCTGGGATTAGAAGAATTCTAGAGGTTTCCTTCCAATCATGTCCCTTTCACAATTTGATTTCCCTCAATCCAGGAATGCTGTGTTTCACCactatttattttcagaatgtgAAGCTTTTACTCTTGAGTTAATTTCTCCCACACAGTTGTAAGGCCAAGCCTGTAGATGCTATTACCTAAGATTTAGTAACTTGTTGAAACCAGTATCATCTGTAGAGCCTCCAAGGTTCCAGAATTTGGAATTCTCTGGCCTTCAGAGCTActtgtacatatgtgtatagCTATGTATAAAAgcttcattttaaagaaagtcCTTAATTACTTGTGTTGTGGATCAGGGTCACAGATTGGGTAGGTTCAACACTGGTTACTAGGCCAGAGAGGatgaaaaaggcaaatgaaaTGTTATCTTTTTCATCTCATCCTTCCTGAATGTGCTAGTTGATTTACCCTTATTTTCTATGCAGCCCATTCTCTGCTTCCCATTTGTTACAGCAGATATGGTTTCCTCTCATACTCATGAATCTGCTAGATTCACAAAACCAATCGCCCATCACCCAGAAAACTTGGACCTAAACCTCACTGATAACTTGAATTGTTTGAAAAATAGCCTCCATACTCCATATTCACATAGACGTTTTAAGCTTCTTTGATCCTTTAGTGACTGAATCTTTTTAGAATATGTTGCTTCACTTACCTTATGGTGTAAAATGTTTCTGGTCTCATTGCATAGCAGGAAGTGGTCCCTTTGTTGGCATAGATAATAGAtacttggggattttttttttttttttttttagtttggacTACCAGATAAAATGCAGGATGCccatttaaatatgaatttcagataaatagcaaataatttttagtataagtgtaTCTCAGTGAATACtagaaattatttgttgtttatctgagattcaaATTTAACCGGGTAtcctgtatatttatttgttaaacttGGTAACCTTACTTTAGAGTCACTGAAAGAAGAGCTTTTTAGCCACAAATTCCGATGAATTTTAAAGTACTTGTTTGGTATAGCACTTAAATAGGCTAAAGAGCTAGAAATAATCGTGGTATGTGTGTGACGGAGCTGGGGCAGCCAGAACTGCATGGACAGACaactaaaaaaagacaaaaacaccaCCACCATGACAAATGATTAATGAATGCTAATGCTGGGGAAACCATAACCAAGTTGATTCTGTAAGGATTATTGGTTAAACCCATCTTTTCCTCGAGAGCCTAAAAGTTCATGTCGGCAAATCTTGCATTTCTGGACTGGATTGAAATTTTTCTAGACTGGATTGGAATTAAGGTCATTCAATAAAGAATTTAccattagaaaaatagaaatacagaatttAGAGACAAAATATCTGAGACAGAAACTTCATACTTACATTTTCAATATGGGAAAACCTAGGACTCAGAGAAAACCTATCGTGTGTGCAGTGTgtacaaagatgaaagaaagggaCACTCAGAAACctgagcagtttttttttttagcagataTCCATGGAAGGGGGCAGAAAGCAGCATACTGTGGAAGTGTCTGTGTGTAACTTTACTAAGCCATTGAAAATTGCTGCCAATACCTGGGCCTAATAAGATTTTCAGCTCAGACTAAGTCCTTTCATCCTCATTGGAAAGAGATTTTGTTACATTTTAGGTGTTGAACCTCTTCTTCCATGATATTTTtgtgggttatttatttatacgGTGATCTTAGCACAGGCATGATAGCTTTAGTTGTTCAATAAACAATTAAATTCCAGTGGTCAGTTAGGCAGGAACAGGGTCTCTTTGATTGACCATGTATAAATACCTCATATTAATGGAAGAATTGGAATTTTGTGTTTACAaagggtgggttagggaggaaTCACCTTATCGCACTGGAAAAGCTTCATAGGGAAACCTGAGGTGGTGACAAGAGGTCCCCAGTGGAGGAGGGCAATGTAGAAATTTTAAGAACACAGGGCAGAGGGAGTTGATAGCATCAAGGGGACAGGACAGTTGGCTTGGAATAATAGTAAGTGATGGTAAAACAGGTTTAGGATCTTCTGCAGGCTCTTCTGACCAGATGCCCTCTTCCTGGCAGGCCGTAAAAGCCAGCAGACGTTTTCACAAATTTTGCTCACTGTGCAGTTCATTTAGGAAAATGTTATACTCTTCCAGTATCAGCTGAAAGATTTTTTTGCCTCCCTATTACTTTGAGGGGAGGTTATCAAGACGCTATTTATTGCAGAATTGGTTTTATTTAACTTCATAAGCTAGTGACTGCCTGGGGCAACATGCCCCACCATTGCCGTAGCCAAACATAACTGTGTAAGAACTGAAGGCACAGGAGCCCTCCCTGTGCTTTATGTGTGAATCTTTATGTTGTTGGCTCAAAAGAGGGGGCTTCTTGGTCACCATCCAGATCTTTCCTTGTTGCGGAATCATACTCTTCAGTTACATGATTGATAGTGACCAGTGTTATATAAACTATAGGTGTCCCACCCACCCGTAGTTTCTTTGGGAATGTTGACCAGTTACAAGGGATTCAGAAGTAAGAGATTAGGAAGTACTAAGGTAGGTGTCCAAGAAGatactcttctttctctaacttctGAGAATTGCGCCCCGTTCTTTTGGTCTTTTGTCATAAAGCGTGAGCGGAGGGTCCACATTTGTCAGGAGCATCCTATACAGATAAGTGGGCAGCACTGACTGTCATGGGGTAGCCCTCCCGTGAACTCTGGCCCTGAACTGACACCCTGCAGTGGGCAGAGCCCCTTGCGACATTATCATGGCCTTGCATGTTTGTCTCAAATGCAGGAAACTCCTCTACTTTTCTAGATAACTTGCGTTGATGTTTATGATTGCTCTTTTAAAATCCTTGTTTACCATTTCTCCACAGAAATGCCGCAGGGCTGTTTAAAGGAAGTTTGCTTTAAgaagttttgaaataattatcaTCTGgctttaattgtaaaatatagtCAGATAAGTATATAAAGAGAGGGAGCATTTAAGCAGTCTATATCCAGcagctgtatttaaaaatattttatttttgaataggtaagacatatggtacaaaattcaaaaagacacaaaagGGAATACAGTGAAAAGTCTCCCAATCCTGTGCCCATGCACTCTGTTGACCTCCCCATCAACTACCCTTGTTTCTAAGAATTGAGCCCACAGGTACAATTCCGTAGATATAATGTGAAATAACATATGCACAAGAATGTTCATTACAGcgttatttttaatagcaaaagatAGGAAACAATGGAAATATCCATTAATAGgggattgattaaataaattatgatttatcCGTTCAATGGAGAAGTATACAGTTATAAAATAGAATGAGACAGCCCTTTATGTGCAAGTATGTATTAAGTAAAAAAAGTGCAGAACACCATGCACGGTATGCCATTTGTGTTTCTAATACAAGGAAGTATGTGTATATGCGTGAAATGTCTTGGGAAGGGCGAGCAGgaaggtgaggggtgggaggaggagcgGTGGGAACAGCATTTAAGAAAGTGCAGCACTTGAAGGGCATATTGAGGAATGGTGAGTTCTCTGAAATATGGCGTGTGAGGTGGAGTAGCAAGGATGAGGTCAGCAGATATCCAATTCTTTTCCCCCTCTGTTTTAGACAAATAGCAATAGCTGCGTAGccttcactttgttgtataacCTTTTCCCCTTAATCTATTTTGGAAATCTTACCCAGGCATTtagagccactttttttttttcttattagggCTCCATAGCAATTAATTGCTTCTAaccttttgctattacaaataatgctgtaataaataACCTCTTACATATGTCATTTTCCATTTGGTAAGAATATATCTGAAGGTTAAATTccaagaagtggaattactgattTAAAGAGTAAgtgcttttataattttgaaagacACTGCCATATTATCCTCTTCAGAAGTTGTGTCAATATATACTCCGGTCAGCTATGTACGTGAGTACCTCTTTCCCCAGGTGCTTGCCAATTAGGAGTTTTAACGAACTTAAATCTTTGCCAATCTGACAGTTTAAAAAAGTGTCTCAGTGTAGTTTtaacttgtgtttctttttattatgaatgaaggtcagaatattttcatatgtttaagagcTATATATTTTTGTCTGCTGAGAACATCTCAACTAGTATAGTGACCTAGAACAAATTATTTAAGCTTTGTAAGTccaagttcctcatctgtaaattgggaataaaaatagtaagTAGGATTGTTGGATGATTAAATGAAATTTGTGTACAGCATTCAACACcggcctggcacatagcaagcattCAATAAGTTATTTTGTGATGGCTGACAGAGCAGCAGGTAGGACAGGACAgattaaattaagaaaagagcATTCATCTCCATGTCTTCAGGCACACAGCCTTGTTCATTTACATTGCcattcatcagagaaatgcaaagtcaGAGCTTTCTTTGTCTTAGAAGAGGAAAGAACCTTTTCCTATTGGATACTGGAACCCACTCATAGGCTATCGGCAGAGCTGGCGAGGGGCTAGCACAGCCTCATCTCTAATATTTAGACTCGGCCAAGAAATTTGGTTTATAAATTTGgtttaatatgaaataaaaacaaaaacagaagagcccagatgtacattttttttattccaccGTGGTTTTAAACTCCCAGCTAGCCAAGGTTGGAGTGAGTCTCTACTTGTAAACTCAGTGGGATGCCAGCCAGCCGTTTTATGAAGGGGAAGAGGACAGAGGCCTCTGAGTAGAGAGAAGAAACAACATAGGAAATCTCGCTTCCCCTAAACAAGATTACACTGTATTTCATAAGCTAGAAAATAGACCTCTTTATTTTTAGCACATCAAACTGGTGTCCACAAAAGGAGAGCCCAGGAGAGATTTGTTTCCTGTGAGAAGCAGTATGTATGTAACAGAGGTCTTCGGAGGTGGGCACCCTGCTTTGTGGCAGCCCTTGCTGTGGTGTACAGGAGCTATTGCTGGGTAGATTCTGAATGTTTATCTACCTGAAGCtactgaatattttctttagacTTGTATAAAGCCCTggctcccccttttttttttatcaactcCCCATATTTTTTTGCGTTGCCTTTTGGCTGCTTAGGCTCCTTGCTTCCCTTCATCTGTGTCTCTTACTAGCAATATAGTATCAGTCTTGCTTCTCTGAGATGAGGGGATCTtctgcccctccctggggccaCAGAACTGGCAACAAGGTGGAGATGAGGCACAACTGGCCCAGACCAGATTTGctgagtggtggtgatggttctTGGGAGGAGGCATTGGAGTCACTCCCCAAACTCCCCCCAATCCTTTTTTGCTTGATAGATTCTGAAGGACCATCCCAGGGCAGATATAGCCTCTGATCCAGGTGTGGAATCATCAGGATGATACGTGGATCATGGCTGGAAAAGGGTGTGTGCAGCGTGAGGCCGAAGGACCTTGCATGTTTGCACGGCTTGAGGGGCTGGTTCAGGGCCATCCTTTGGGAAGCATCCCATAGCAAGGCCAGGACAGATGGCAGACTGGGCCTCACGGCCAGTGGTTGAAGCATTAAAGCATTTGGTGGTGTTTGAGCCAAGCAAGAGCATGGCGGTGTGGAGGTGGTGACAGAAGCTCACAGCCAGAGCCGAAGCTGGGGGAGATGAAAAGCAGGTGAGGCTGGCTGCAGGGCCTC from Physeter macrocephalus isolate SW-GA chromosome 11, ASM283717v5, whole genome shotgun sequence carries:
- the ISCA2 gene encoding iron-sulfur cluster assembly 2 homolog, mitochondrial isoform X1; protein product: MAAVRGLCLTAAALRAVTPWQGVSRLLAASRGPRALRELSSSSPEAGEGQIHLTDSCVQRLLEITEGSEFLRLEVEGGGCSGFQYKFSLDTVINPDDRVFEQGGARVVVDSDSLAFVKGAHVDFSQELIRSSFQVLNNPQAQQGCSCGSSFSVKL
- the NPC2 gene encoding NPC intracellular cholesterol transporter 2, translated to MRFLGAAFLFLALSASALAEPVHFKDCGSGVGVIKEVNVNPCSTQPCQLHKGQSYSVNVTFTSSTQSQSSKAVVHGIVMGVAIPFPIPEPDGCKSGISCPIEKDKTYSYLNKLPVKSEYPSIKLVVEWELKDDNDQRLFCWQIPVQIES
- the ISCA2 gene encoding iron-sulfur cluster assembly 2 homolog, mitochondrial isoform X2, with product MAAVRGLCLTAAALRAVTPWQGVRLLAASRGPRALRELSSSSPEAGEGQIHLTDSCVQRLLEITEGSEFLRLEVEGGGCSGFQYKFSLDTVINPDDRVFEQGGARVVVDSDSLAFVKGAHVDFSQELIRSSFQVLNNPQAQQGCSCGSSFSVKL